A region from the Thermanaeromonas sp. C210 genome encodes:
- a CDS encoding Glu/Leu/Phe/Val dehydrogenase: MEVFKYMEQYGYEQLVMCHDRISGLRAVICIHDTTLGPALGGLRMWPYASEDEAVLDALRLARGMTYKNAAAGLNLGGGKAVIIGNPRTDKSEELFRAFGRFVDTLGGRYITAEDVGTSVDDMEYIRMETQYVAGLAGLSGDPSPVTAYGTYMGMKATALVVWGNDSLKGKVVAVQGLGHVGYALCRYLAEEGARLIATDLDPAAVDRVVGEFGATAVAPGDIYGVDCDIFSPNALGGIINDHTIPQFKCKVIVGAANNQLKEERHGDILREKGIFYAPDYIVNAGGVINIAEELRGYDRERALKKAAGIYDRVLKVFKIAEEQNIPTYIAADRMAEERIARIHGVHRTFIPR; this comes from the coding sequence ATGGAAGTCTTCAAGTATATGGAACAATACGGATACGAGCAACTAGTAATGTGTCACGACCGGATCAGCGGTCTTAGGGCCGTTATTTGCATCCATGACACTACCCTCGGGCCTGCCCTGGGGGGATTGCGCATGTGGCCCTATGCCAGTGAGGACGAAGCGGTGTTAGACGCCCTCCGGCTAGCCCGTGGTATGACCTACAAGAACGCCGCCGCGGGTCTCAATCTCGGCGGGGGGAAGGCGGTTATCATCGGCAATCCCAGGACTGATAAGAGTGAGGAACTCTTCCGAGCCTTCGGCCGCTTCGTCGATACCCTGGGCGGTCGCTACATTACGGCTGAAGACGTGGGAACGAGCGTAGACGATATGGAGTACATCCGCATGGAGACGCAATACGTCGCCGGCCTGGCCGGGCTGAGCGGCGACCCCTCGCCGGTTACTGCTTACGGTACCTACATGGGTATGAAGGCCACCGCCCTTGTTGTCTGGGGAAATGATTCTCTTAAAGGCAAGGTAGTGGCCGTTCAGGGCCTCGGTCACGTAGGCTATGCTCTCTGTCGCTACCTGGCGGAGGAAGGAGCGAGGCTCATCGCGACTGATCTCGATCCCGCAGCAGTAGACAGGGTAGTTGGAGAATTTGGGGCTACTGCCGTAGCCCCCGGGGATATCTACGGGGTCGACTGCGACATCTTTTCCCCGAACGCCCTGGGCGGAATTATAAACGATCATACTATTCCCCAGTTCAAGTGCAAGGTTATTGTAGGGGCGGCCAACAACCAGCTTAAGGAAGAAAGACACGGTGACATCCTCCGAGAGAAGGGCATCTTTTACGCCCCGGACTATATTGTGAACGCCGGCGGGGTAATCAATATTGCCGAGGAATTGCGGGGATACGACCGGGAGCGGGCCCTCAAGAAGGCCGCCGGCATCTACGACAGGGTCCTCAAGGTATTTAAGATAGCCGAAGAACAGAACATTCCTACCTACATTGCCGCCGACCGTATGGCCGAAGAACGGATCGCGCGCATCCACGGCGTCCATCGTACTTTCATTCCGCGGTAG
- a CDS encoding 4Fe-4S dicluster domain-containing protein, which yields MPVKFDEERCKGCGLCVAFCPKKIIYLTREQMNSKGFHPAKVTEQDQCMACGLCAQMCPDVAISVYRQEGTGGANG from the coding sequence ATGCCGGTCAAGTTCGATGAAGAACGCTGCAAGGGCTGCGGGCTATGTGTGGCCTTTTGCCCGAAGAAGATCATCTACCTGACCAGAGAACAGATGAACTCCAAAGGCTTTCACCCGGCCAAGGTAACCGAGCAGGACCAATGTATGGCCTGCGGTTTATGTGCCCAGATGTGCCCGGATGTGGCCATTTCCGTATACCGTCAGGAGGGGACAGGTGGCGCCAATGGGTGA
- the buk gene encoding butyrate kinase has protein sequence MKTVFYILAINPGSTSTKLAVYENEKPLFQKTVYHSARELASFGGDISAQYEYRKEQVLKCLAQSGFDLAKLSAVVGRGGLLKPIEGGVYLIDERVIEDALIGVQGQHVSNLGVQLAKGIADKHGVPSFFVDPPSVDEFEPLARFSGLPELPRRSILHALNLKAVGRRMAGDVGRKFEDLNLVLAHLGGGISVVASRCGRFIDGTNATEEGPFSPERSGHVPVRRLVQLCYNGKYTARELDRKLVGQGGLVAYLGTNDASEVEKRVKSGDGQARLVFEAMAYQVAKEIGAMACVLAGQVDYIVLTGGLAFSELFTGWVRERTQWIAPVLVYPGEEEMRAMVEGALRVLRGEEKPRVYP, from the coding sequence TTGAAGACTGTATTCTATATCCTGGCCATCAACCCGGGCTCGACTTCGACGAAACTCGCCGTCTACGAAAACGAAAAACCCCTCTTTCAAAAAACCGTGTATCATTCAGCTCGGGAACTGGCGTCTTTTGGCGGGGACATTTCGGCCCAGTACGAATACCGGAAGGAGCAAGTCCTGAAATGCCTGGCCCAATCGGGCTTTGACCTGGCGAAATTGTCGGCCGTAGTTGGCCGCGGTGGTCTGCTCAAACCCATTGAGGGTGGAGTATACCTCATTGATGAGCGCGTCATCGAGGACGCGCTCATCGGTGTTCAGGGCCAGCATGTCAGCAATCTCGGCGTGCAGTTGGCCAAAGGTATTGCCGATAAGCACGGCGTCCCCTCCTTTTTCGTCGATCCGCCATCGGTCGATGAATTTGAGCCCCTCGCCAGGTTCTCGGGCCTGCCCGAATTACCACGCCGGAGCATACTGCACGCCCTCAACCTCAAGGCAGTAGGCCGCCGGATGGCGGGTGATGTCGGCCGGAAATTTGAAGATCTGAATCTTGTTTTAGCCCACCTCGGCGGCGGCATTTCGGTGGTGGCCAGCAGGTGTGGCCGTTTCATCGACGGCACTAACGCCACCGAGGAAGGGCCCTTTTCACCGGAACGGTCAGGTCACGTGCCTGTGCGCAGGCTCGTACAGCTGTGTTATAACGGCAAGTACACCGCCAGGGAGCTGGACCGTAAACTGGTGGGTCAAGGCGGCCTGGTGGCCTATTTGGGAACCAACGATGCCTCCGAGGTCGAGAAACGGGTTAAATCCGGCGATGGCCAGGCCCGATTAGTATTCGAGGCTATGGCCTATCAGGTGGCCAAGGAGATCGGCGCCATGGCCTGCGTCCTTGCCGGCCAGGTGGATTACATTGTGCTTACCGGCGGCCTAGCCTTCTCGGAACTCTTCACGGGATGGGTCCGCGAACGGACCCAATGGATTGCCCCTGTCCTTGTATACCCGGGCGAGGAAGAAATGCGGGCCATGGTGGAGGGTGCGTTGCGGGTACTCCGGGGGGAAGAAAAGCCCCGGGTTTACCCTTGA
- a CDS encoding uroporphyrinogen decarboxylase family protein yields the protein MQSRERALMALRHQEPDRVPFDLWGTVTTGIHRIAYRNLLDYLGKKDYEVKVGEIHQQLAVVHEDILQLLKVDFRPVFSRPPRGWQLEFQEDGQYIRFKDQWGIGWRMPRDGGLYFDLETHPLANFTTPDEVINYKIPDPADPSRLEGVEEEARRLAETTGAALCLAGVSAGFLEMAYWLRGYENFFVDLACDPKMANAILDKTVQIKIRYWEVALSKLGDLVDVVVEADDFASQFGMIISPETYRKYIKPRQKELFGTIKKYSKAYIFFHSCGAVYEIIPDLIEVGIDALNPVQVSAKNMDTKRLKKEFGDVLTFWGGGVDTQQVLNLGTPQQVKDEVKRRIEDLAPGGGFIFTPVHNVQPDVPPENYMAMWEAWEEYGKYR from the coding sequence ATGCAGTCGAGGGAACGAGCTCTAATGGCTTTGCGGCATCAGGAGCCTGACCGGGTACCATTTGATCTGTGGGGTACTGTTACTACCGGTATTCACCGCATCGCCTATCGTAACCTCCTGGATTACCTTGGCAAAAAGGATTACGAGGTTAAGGTTGGAGAAATTCACCAGCAGCTGGCCGTAGTCCATGAGGACATTTTGCAGCTGCTCAAGGTGGACTTCCGGCCGGTATTCTCTAGACCGCCTCGCGGGTGGCAACTTGAATTTCAGGAAGACGGCCAGTACATCCGGTTCAAGGACCAGTGGGGTATTGGATGGAGGATGCCCAGGGACGGTGGGCTTTACTTTGACCTGGAAACCCACCCCTTGGCTAACTTTACTACCCCGGATGAAGTGATTAACTACAAGATACCGGACCCGGCCGATCCGAGCCGCCTTGAGGGAGTAGAAGAAGAGGCCCGGCGCCTGGCAGAGACTACCGGAGCAGCTTTATGTCTAGCCGGAGTATCGGCGGGCTTCCTAGAAATGGCTTATTGGCTGAGGGGATACGAAAACTTCTTTGTGGATCTGGCCTGTGATCCCAAGATGGCAAACGCTATCCTGGATAAGACGGTACAGATAAAGATCAGGTATTGGGAGGTGGCCCTGTCCAAGCTGGGCGACCTGGTGGACGTTGTAGTAGAAGCGGATGATTTTGCCTCGCAATTCGGTATGATTATTTCACCGGAAACCTACCGGAAATATATCAAGCCACGGCAGAAAGAGTTGTTTGGTACCATTAAGAAATACTCCAAAGCCTACATTTTCTTCCATTCCTGCGGTGCCGTATATGAAATCATTCCCGACCTTATCGAGGTGGGGATAGATGCTCTCAACCCGGTCCAGGTGAGCGCTAAGAACATGGACACTAAGAGGCTCAAGAAGGAATTCGGAGATGTGCTAACTTTCTGGGGTGGCGGCGTAGATACTCAGCAGGTACTTAACCTTGGTACCCCTCAGCAGGTGAAGGATGAAGTTAAGCGGCGGATTGAAGATCTGGCGCCGGGGGGCGGCTTTATCTTTACACCTGTGCATAATGTCCAGCCGGACGTTCCGCCCGAGAATTATATGGCCATGTGGGAAGCTTGGGAAGAGTACGGTAAATATAGGTAA
- a CDS encoding 3-methyl-2-oxobutanoate dehydrogenase subunit VorB: MGDRRLMKGNEALAEAAVRAGCRFFAGYPITPQNEIPEYMSRRLPEVGGTFVQAESEVAAINMLYGASGAGARVMTSSSSPGISLMQEGISYLAAAELPAVIVNMARGGPGLGGIQAAQGDYFQATKGGGHGDYHLIVLLPASIQEMVDLTRLAFELADRYRNPVMLLADAVLGQAMEPVSFVDEPVTEKPFRPWATTGWKGDRPRNVINSLYLEPEELEKLNLRLQKKYAEISAREKRWETVNLDDADVALVAYGTAARICRSAMEKGRAAGLKMGLIRPITGWPFPEQPFEKALALGIKKFLVVEMNYGQMVEDVRLVISGRGQVAFYGRAGGMMPTPAAIVEEVRKLLGRVND, encoded by the coding sequence ATGGGTGATAGAAGATTAATGAAGGGGAACGAAGCCTTGGCAGAGGCGGCCGTTCGGGCCGGCTGCCGTTTCTTTGCGGGTTATCCCATAACGCCCCAAAATGAAATTCCGGAATATATGTCCCGTAGGCTGCCTGAAGTAGGCGGCACCTTTGTCCAGGCGGAAAGTGAAGTTGCGGCCATCAACATGCTTTACGGGGCCTCCGGCGCCGGTGCCCGGGTGATGACTTCCTCGTCCAGCCCGGGGATCAGCCTTATGCAGGAGGGCATATCCTACCTGGCTGCCGCCGAATTGCCGGCGGTCATCGTCAATATGGCTCGGGGCGGGCCGGGCCTGGGGGGCATCCAGGCGGCTCAGGGCGATTATTTTCAGGCCACCAAAGGCGGCGGTCATGGCGATTATCACCTGATTGTCCTCCTACCGGCCTCCATCCAGGAAATGGTCGATTTGACCCGGCTGGCCTTTGAATTGGCCGACCGGTACCGCAACCCGGTAATGCTTCTGGCCGATGCAGTCCTGGGACAAGCCATGGAGCCGGTGAGTTTTGTGGATGAGCCTGTTACCGAAAAGCCTTTTAGGCCGTGGGCTACCACGGGGTGGAAGGGAGACAGGCCGCGCAACGTCATTAACTCTCTCTACCTGGAGCCGGAGGAGCTGGAAAAGCTTAACCTGAGGCTGCAGAAAAAATACGCCGAGATTTCGGCCCGCGAGAAACGGTGGGAGACTGTCAACCTTGATGATGCGGATGTGGCCCTGGTGGCTTACGGCACCGCTGCCCGCATTTGCCGTAGTGCCATGGAAAAAGGACGGGCTGCGGGCCTGAAGATGGGTCTTATCCGGCCCATAACCGGCTGGCCCTTTCCTGAACAGCCCTTTGAGAAGGCCCTGGCCCTGGGCATTAAGAAGTTTCTGGTGGTGGAGATGAATTACGGCCAGATGGTGGAAGACGTCCGCCTGGTAATCAGCGGCCGGGGCCAAGTGGCATTTTACGGCCGCGCCGGTGGCATGATGCCGACACCTGCCGCCATCGTTGAAGAAGTGCGCAAGCTCCTGGGGAGGGTTAACGACTAA
- a CDS encoding 2-oxoacid:acceptor oxidoreductase family protein codes for MTHEVIIAGFGGQGVMLIGELLAYAGMLEGKNVSWMPSYGPEMRGGTANCSVVVSDREVGSPVVAEPTGIIAMNGPSLDKFEGSVRPGGLIVVNLSLIPRKVKREDVKVLEVPANETAVELGDSRVANMVALGAFLGATRCVSKASVLEALRHMIPGHRQDLIPLNEKALNRGIEMALACGTAVAQKGERI; via the coding sequence ATGACCCATGAAGTCATTATAGCCGGCTTCGGCGGCCAGGGCGTCATGCTAATTGGCGAACTGCTGGCTTATGCCGGTATGTTGGAGGGCAAAAACGTCTCGTGGATGCCGTCCTACGGACCGGAGATGCGCGGAGGTACAGCCAACTGTTCGGTGGTGGTATCCGACCGGGAAGTGGGGTCGCCGGTTGTAGCCGAGCCTACCGGGATCATAGCCATGAATGGGCCTTCTCTGGATAAATTCGAGGGCAGCGTCCGGCCGGGGGGACTCATAGTAGTCAATCTTTCCCTTATCCCCCGCAAGGTTAAACGGGAGGACGTCAAAGTGCTTGAGGTGCCCGCCAACGAGACGGCCGTGGAACTCGGCGATTCCCGGGTGGCCAACATGGTAGCCCTGGGCGCCTTCCTGGGCGCCACCCGCTGCGTATCTAAGGCCTCGGTCCTGGAGGCCCTTAGACACATGATCCCTGGACATCGGCAGGACCTTATCCCCCTCAATGAAAAGGCCCTGAACCGGGGAATTGAGATGGCCCTGGCCTGCGGTACCGCGGTTGCCCAGAAAGGTGAGCGCATTTGA
- a CDS encoding thiamine pyrophosphate-dependent enzyme — MRTVFAKPRTLTDAHTHYCPGCTHGIIHRLVAEVIEELGVQERTVGVASVGCSVLSHRYFNLDMQEAAHGRAPAVATGIKRVLPDRVVFTYQGDGDLASIGTAEIVHAAARGENITVIFVNNGTYGMTGGQMAPTTLVGQVATTTPGGRKTGRDGYPIRVCEMLATLDGTAYTARVTVTDPAAVAKARRAIKKAFQIQLVGKGFSLVEVLSTCPVNWGMTPLEALRWLKENMISYYPLGEFKGGGEVPA, encoded by the coding sequence ATGCGAACTGTCTTTGCCAAGCCCCGGACTCTTACGGACGCCCATACCCATTACTGCCCGGGGTGTACCCACGGCATTATTCACCGGCTGGTAGCTGAGGTCATAGAAGAGTTGGGCGTGCAGGAACGGACCGTTGGTGTAGCTTCCGTAGGCTGTTCAGTTCTATCTCACAGATATTTCAATTTAGACATGCAAGAGGCAGCCCATGGCCGGGCTCCGGCCGTTGCCACGGGCATAAAGAGGGTCTTGCCCGACAGGGTGGTTTTTACCTATCAGGGGGACGGGGATCTGGCTTCCATTGGCACGGCGGAGATCGTCCATGCCGCTGCCAGGGGTGAGAATATCACTGTTATTTTCGTCAATAACGGTACTTACGGGATGACCGGCGGCCAGATGGCCCCCACCACCCTCGTGGGCCAGGTGGCCACTACTACCCCGGGTGGCCGAAAGACAGGACGGGACGGCTATCCGATTCGAGTATGCGAGATGCTCGCCACCCTGGACGGCACGGCCTACACTGCGCGCGTCACCGTCACCGACCCGGCCGCAGTGGCTAAGGCCAGACGGGCGATTAAGAAGGCCTTCCAAATTCAGCTCGTAGGCAAGGGTTTTTCCCTGGTGGAGGTCTTATCGACCTGTCCGGTCAACTGGGGTATGACGCCCTTAGAAGCCCTGAGGTGGCTTAAGGAGAATATGATCAGCTATTATCCCTTGGGCGAGTTTAAAGGTGGCGGGGAGGTGCCGGCCTGA
- the ald gene encoding alanine dehydrogenase, giving the protein MIIGVPKEIKNSENRVGLVPAGVMALVQAGHRVLVERSAGLGSGITDEEYTRAGAEIVDSHEEVYGRADMVVKVKEPLPAEYPLFREGQILFTYLHLAADAPLTKCLVEKGVVAIAYETVTAPDGSLPLLTPMSEVAGRMAVQIGARLLEKHSGGAGLLLGGVPGVPPASVVIVGGGVVGTNAAKIAVGMGARVTILDISAERLRYLDDVFQGRVETLMSNTYNLADAVKGADLLIGAVLIPGARAPRLVTEEMIKAMKPGSVVVDVAIDQGGCIATIDRVTTHAEPTYIKHGVVHYSVANIPGAVPRTSTFALTNVTLPYILEVANKGYLRAIQDNPCLAAGVNVIDGKVTCKGVAEAVGIPFYDLREVL; this is encoded by the coding sequence ATGATTATCGGAGTTCCTAAGGAGATTAAGAATAGCGAGAACCGGGTGGGCCTAGTTCCAGCCGGCGTTATGGCCTTAGTGCAGGCAGGGCACCGGGTCCTGGTAGAGAGGTCGGCTGGGTTGGGCAGCGGTATAACCGATGAGGAATACACCAGAGCTGGGGCCGAAATTGTTGACTCCCATGAAGAAGTGTATGGGCGGGCAGATATGGTTGTTAAGGTGAAAGAACCCTTGCCGGCGGAATATCCGCTGTTCCGGGAAGGACAGATATTGTTCACCTACCTTCATCTGGCGGCGGATGCCCCTTTGACCAAGTGCCTGGTCGAAAAGGGCGTAGTAGCTATAGCTTACGAAACGGTGACTGCACCGGATGGGAGCCTGCCCCTGCTTACCCCCATGAGCGAAGTGGCAGGGAGGATGGCGGTGCAGATTGGTGCCCGGCTGCTGGAAAAGCACAGTGGTGGTGCCGGGTTGCTCTTGGGCGGTGTTCCGGGCGTTCCTCCGGCCTCGGTGGTCATAGTTGGTGGGGGAGTGGTCGGTACCAATGCTGCCAAGATTGCTGTAGGCATGGGGGCCCGGGTGACTATCCTGGACATCAGTGCCGAAAGGTTGAGATACCTGGATGATGTTTTCCAGGGCCGCGTAGAGACACTTATGTCTAATACCTACAACCTGGCGGATGCGGTGAAAGGGGCTGACCTTCTGATCGGGGCAGTGCTCATCCCCGGCGCTCGGGCGCCCCGCTTGGTGACAGAGGAAATGATCAAAGCCATGAAACCCGGGTCCGTGGTCGTAGATGTGGCCATAGACCAGGGTGGGTGCATCGCCACCATCGACCGGGTGACCACCCATGCTGAACCCACCTATATAAAACACGGAGTAGTGCATTACTCCGTAGCCAATATACCGGGTGCGGTTCCCCGCACTTCTACCTTTGCCCTTACCAACGTGACCCTGCCCTATATCTTAGAAGTAGCCAACAAGGGGTACTTACGGGCTATACAGGATAACCCGTGTTTGGCAGCAGGGGTTAATGTAATCGACGGTAAAGTCACGTGCAAGGGTGTAGCCGAGGCAGTAGGAATACCTTTCTATGACCTGAGGGAAGTTCTCTAA
- the ltaE gene encoding low-specificity L-threonine aldolase, whose translation MKIIDLRSDTVTVPSEEMRAAMARAEVGDDVYGEDPTVNKLEQAAAELLGKEAALFVASGTMANQIALLAHTERGDEVIVDAESHIYYYEVGAAAMLGGLQLKPLEGLNSEAGPGVLRQAFRPANIHFPITRLVCLENTFNRGGGTVISREVSKEIYDLAKERGLFVHLDGARIFNAAVALNCDAREFTRYCDSVMFSLSKGLGAPVGSVLAGSRQFIDKARRYRKALGGGWRQAGILAAAGLVALQNIRRLAEDHAHARLLAEGLAEIPGLHVDLSQVQTNIVVVKVVGRPGAAALAEELARQGVKCNVLGPDALRFVTHKDISREDIETALSIVRKTVTKI comes from the coding sequence ATGAAAATCATCGATCTGCGCAGTGACACGGTCACCGTACCCAGCGAGGAAATGCGGGCTGCCATGGCCCGCGCCGAGGTAGGCGACGATGTTTACGGAGAAGATCCTACCGTAAATAAGCTGGAACAAGCTGCTGCTGAGCTGCTGGGTAAGGAAGCAGCCCTTTTCGTAGCCAGTGGCACCATGGCCAACCAGATCGCCCTCCTGGCCCACACAGAACGGGGCGATGAGGTAATTGTCGATGCGGAATCACATATTTACTACTACGAAGTGGGCGCTGCAGCCATGCTGGGAGGCCTGCAGCTAAAGCCCCTGGAAGGCTTGAATTCCGAAGCCGGGCCGGGAGTCTTGCGCCAGGCCTTCCGCCCGGCCAATATCCATTTTCCCATTACCAGGCTGGTCTGCTTAGAAAATACCTTTAACCGGGGCGGCGGGACCGTTATATCGCGTGAGGTTAGTAAAGAAATATATGACCTGGCCAAGGAGCGAGGGCTTTTCGTACATTTGGACGGCGCAAGGATCTTTAATGCCGCCGTAGCCTTGAACTGCGACGCAAGGGAGTTCACGCGCTATTGCGACAGCGTAATGTTTTCCCTTTCCAAGGGATTGGGCGCCCCGGTGGGCTCGGTGCTGGCGGGCAGCCGACAGTTCATTGACAAGGCGCGGCGCTACCGTAAAGCGCTAGGCGGGGGATGGCGGCAGGCCGGTATTTTAGCGGCCGCGGGTTTGGTGGCCCTGCAGAATATTCGTCGCCTGGCCGAAGACCACGCCCACGCCCGCCTCCTGGCCGAGGGGCTCGCAGAAATCCCGGGGTTACACGTAGACCTGAGTCAAGTGCAGACCAACATAGTAGTGGTAAAAGTAGTGGGACGGCCGGGAGCCGCGGCATTGGCCGAAGAGCTGGCCCGGCAGGGCGTGAAATGTAATGTCCTGGGGCCTGATGCCCTGCGGTTCGTAACCCATAAGGATATTTCCCGGGAGGATATTGAAACAGCCCTGTCCATAGTGAGAAAAACTGTTACCAAAATCTAA